Proteins from a genomic interval of Indicator indicator isolate 239-I01 chromosome 19, UM_Iind_1.1, whole genome shotgun sequence:
- the N4BP1 gene encoding NEDD4-binding protein 1 encodes MAACWAARGSKPAVDEFTVPAEKSRLLEGSRGRIEGLFEVRLAVLEAQGDWRPVIAPPAPARIWVQLKGGGKAVRNAKEYVKGLCEPELEEKEYYPKDMHCIFVGAQSLFLNSLIQDTCADITVLEIGLLSIKGGAEAVVMAQSHIQQFVKLFENNESLLNDNESEIKRHFRQFVEAHADKYTMDLLILPSSLKRELLALTQTECCEVESDIIDLTSSESPTEFLQNKASKVITTNRDGKADGEEARNSAGTPVTELTKQMDTVFSDASETSFVPINLPVLEAVVSKERQSCKRRSSDDEERLSKKQFSLENNQEVISASCSNPSNSDAVTDLLSDSCSDSGDPNYCLKESDDISEEMEYKILVNFFRTMGYSQSIVEKVIGILGQSVEPLILLEEIEKEHIKFQKEHEQSSQEPGTLNLPLGSSADNSQTLGDKGISRQKSLLKSSHASKEVKNECDRIRNLPSKQADAEDKMPVLVCKCASPSSQKSAVCYKQKDSNCPGKNHSARSGDTETDDDITIVAVQAGAVKDTDFVARGSSDVRISTNTKTAVQQKSTGPSTVRNSYPGFEDQLGHCSSSQVRSLNRHLSQTSNTENPVPDQVFSSKTYPSNPDSKNVGPHSNKSHRDPSVTGVQRFLDSLKKPYKLELKNEPGNPYLKHIIIDGSNVAISHGLRKFFSCRGIAIAVDYFWKRGHRNITVFVPQWRTRRDPYITEQDFLTELQDVGILSLTPARMVLGARIAAHDDRFLLHLADKTGGVIVTNDNFREFVTESLAWRDIIQKRLLQYTFAGDIFMVPDDPLGRNGPRLDDFLRSEGCYRGFQSAHNAFQSSGWYSSETPFFEPGPDPTSSSRQPQNRVYGDHASTWFPAETNINSCLAVPPQRSASETVQLREALIKIFPDYEQRQKIDQILADHPFMRDLNALSAMVLD; translated from the exons ATGGCGGCTTGCTGGGCAGCCCGCGGCTCCAAGCCGGCGGTAGATGAGTTCACCGTTCCTGCGGAAAAGAGCCGTCTCCTGGAGGGGAGCCGGGGCCGCATCGAGGGCTTGTTCGAGGTGCGGCTGGCCGTTCTGGAGGCGCAGGGGGACTGGCGGCCAGTGATCGCGCCGCCCGCCCCCGCCAGGATCTGGGTGCAGCTGAAGGGCGGTGGGAAGGCTGTGCGTAACGCCAAG gAGTACGTTAAGGGACTCTGTGAACCTGAACTAGAAGAAAAGGAATACTACCCAAAGGACATGCACTGCATCTTTGTTGGAGCACAGAGCCTGTTTCTCAACAGTCTCATTCAGGATACTTGTGCTGATATAACAGTGCTGGAAATAGGGTTGCTTAGTATTAAGGGGGGTGCAGAAGCTGTTGTTATGGCTCAAAGTCACATTCAGCAGTTTGTGAAGCTTTTTGAGAATAACGAAAGCTTATTAAACGACAATGAATCAGAGATTAAAAGGCATTTCAGACAATTTGTGGAAGCACATGCAGATAAATATACAATGGATTTACTGATTTTGCCTAGCTCACTAAAAAGAGAGCTGCTAGCTCTCACACAAACCGAATGTTGTGAAGTGGAGAGTGACATCATAGATCTTACAAGTTCTGAAAGCCCAACAGAGTTTTTGCAAAATAAAGCCTCCAAAGTAATCACTACAAACAGAGATGGAAAAGCAGATGGTGAGGAAGCAAGAAACAGTGCTGGGACACCTGTAACTGAGCTTACAAAGCAAATGGACACTGTGTTTTCTGATGCTTCTGAAACAAGTTTTGTTCCCATAAATTTGCCTGTGTTAGAGGCAGTGGTATCTAAAGAAAGGCAATCTTGTAAAAGAAGATCTTCtgatgatgaggaaaggctttctaaaaagcagttttctttggaaaataatCAGGAAGTGATATCTGCTTCATGCAGTAATCCTTCAAACAGTGATGCAGTTACTGATTTGCTTTCAGATAGCTGCAGTGATTCAGGTGATCCCAATTATTGCCTTAAAGAAAGTGATGATATCAGTGAGGAAATGGAATATAAGATTCTTGTGAATTTTTTCAGAACGATGGGATATTCCCAAAGTATTGTAGAAAAAGTTATTGGTATCCTAGGACAATCTGTGGAACCATTAATATTGCtagaagaaattgaaaaggaaCATataaaatttcaaaaagaaCATGAACAATCATCTCAAGAACCTGGAACTCTCAATCTTCCTTTAGGCAGTAGTGCAGATAATTCACAAACACTAGGAGACAAAGGTATTTCTAGACAGAAAAGTCTACTTAAATCTAGTCATGCTTCAAAAGAGGTGAAAAATGAGTGTGATAGAATAAGAAATTTgccaagcaagcaagctgaTGCAGAAGATAAAATGCCTGTGTTGGTATGCAAATGTGCTTCTCCTTCTAGCCAAAAATCAGCTGTGTGCTATAAACAAAAAGACTCTAACTGCCCTGGTAAGAATCACAGTGCAAGGTCAGGTGATACAGAAACTGATGATGATATAACCATTGTTGCTGTGCAAGCTGGAGCTGTAAAAGATACTGATTTTGTAGCCAGAGGGAGCTCAGATGTGCGTATCTCAACTAATACTAAAACTGCAGTTCAGCAGAAATCCACAGGGCCCTCAACTGTACGCAATAGTTATCCTGGTTTTGAGGACCAGCTGGGACACTGCAGCTCTTCTCAAGTGAGATCTCTCAATCGACATCTTTCCCAAACCTCAAATACTGAAAATCCTGTCCCAGATCAGGTATTCTCTTCAAAGACATATCCTTCAAATCCTGATAGCAAGAATGTGGGGCCACACTCAAACAAAAGTCATCGTGATCCTTCAGTTACTGGAGTTCAAAGATTTTTGGATTCTCTGAAAAAGCCATACAAACTGGAGTTGAAAAATGAACCTGGGAATCCGTATTTAAAACACATCATTATTGATGGAAGCAATGTTGCAATTTC TCATGGTCTTCGGAAATTCTTCTCCTGTCGAGGAATTGCAATAGCTGTTGACTACTTTTGGAAACGTGGCCACAGAAATATTACTGTATTTGTTCCACAGTGGAGAACAAGACGTGATCCCTACATTACAG AGCAGGATTTCCTAACAGAGCTCCAGGATGTTGGAATACTGTCTTTAACTCCTGCAAGGATGGTTTTAGGAGCAAGAATTGCTGCTCATGATGACAG GTTTTTACTACATCTTGCTGATAAAACTGGAGGTGTTATTGTGACTAATGATAACTTCAGAGAATTTGTGACAGAATCACTTGCCTGGAGAGATATTATTCAAAAAAG ATTGCTCCAGTACACTTTTGCTGGTGACATATTTATGGTTCCTGATGATCCCTTAGGAAGAAATGGACCTAGATTAGATGACTTCCTTCGCAGTGAAGGCTGTTATAG AGGTTTTCAGTCAGCCCACAACGCTTTTCAGAGCAGTGGATGGTATTCTTCTGAGACGCCTTTCTTCGAACCAGGCCCTGATCCAACCAGTAGCAGTCGACAGCCTCAAAACAGAGTGTATGGTGATCATGCATCAACATGGTTTCCAGCAGAAACAAACATAAACTCTTGTCTAGCAGTTCCACCACAGAGATCTGCCTCAGAAACAGTACAGCTAAGAGAAGCCTTGATAAAAATTTTTCCTGACTATGAGCAAAGACAGAAGATTGATCAAATACTAGCTGACCATCCATTCATGAGAGATCTTAATGCACTTTCTGCCATGGTGCTTGACTGA